One Seriola aureovittata isolate HTS-2021-v1 ecotype China chromosome 3, ASM2101889v1, whole genome shotgun sequence genomic window, CTGATGCTCTGAAGCAGACCTGGCTGGTTAtcgtgacattttttgaaactgGTGCCAGTAATGATAACATAgttaaagactggaaacactaTATGatcaaatgtaataaattaCATGATTTAGATGTTTGATCAGGAATCAAGTTAACAGGACCAGTGTTCATAACTGTCCTGTCCATTACCTGAGAAGATTAAACTCCAGATGGGGCAATGTGGATGATATGATATTATGAATCACCAGTGAGCTGATTGCCTTGGGTTCTCTTCATTTCTATGAATTTATTGCATTTGGACAAATGTCAGGTTTTAGTGGATATTTTTACTGAACAATTGAAACACTTTttggatgtgtttttattgtgttctatacattttaaacaaagtACAACTTCAAAGAGCTGTGTGAGgattaagacttggttttagggttcggtttaggttagggttaggtatTTATTTGTGATGGTTAGGGAATGCATGTGTTACTCACTTTGCCCAGAAGAATTTTTCCCATCTGCCCTTGTGGTCTTTCTCTGACTGCATACTCTGTAGCAGATGGGATTCCTCCTGATGGCAGCAACATCCTGCTTGTACACaagagcacatgcacacacactatataCCCTGCATGTCACTGACCcacaggaggggggagggggatgCTGGTGGGAAtgaagggagaaaagagagatagaTGGTGGGATTAGAGGCGAAGGACATGAAGCAATAGAGTGGGAAGTGGAGAGGAAGCTTCTGGTTTTCCATATGTatatctctttgtctctctttgtgtacATTCTTGAAATTGTGATGTGGGATAATGGATGATTATTTGCGGCATTAAACAAACCAAGTGAAACAATCATGCTCCTCTAGCCGCCCTGTCTCTTACCACCACTCTTCCCTCTTcctattcctcctcctcctccctcctttctctcttctcgCCCTCCTCTACAATGACTTCTTTTCTTCTCGACTGGTCCCCCGCCTCCCTTGTTACCACTTCCCCAAATTTGCCTCCCTCTCCAGGTTAGTCTAGCATATGCCTATGAGACCAAGGATGCGCTGTGCCTGGTGTTGACCATAATGAATGGCGGTGACTTAAAGTTTCACATCTACAACATGGGCAACTCGGGCTTCGACGAGCAGAGGGCCATCTTCTACGCTGCTGAGATCTGCTGTGGCCTTGAGGACCTGCACCGTGAGAGGATAGTCTACAGGTTAGGTCACATGGGGTTCAGctggaagatgttttttttttcatgatagTATTTCCGTTTCGAAGATCAGAAGATGCTGTAGGCGAGCCATGTTTACTGTCTCAGAAACAGCATTAAGCCCAGAGGCTTTAGGAAAATCTTCAGGGTTATTTTGAGGATCTTTGTCTCTGAGGAAAATGTTGTGAGGTTTACAGTCCCGGACCCACATTATGTGAGCTTGTTTCTGTACAAGAATGTCCTGGtatttaaaggggcactccacaAATTTTACACACTTTGAGTTCATCTCAGTTTACTTGTCATGAGAAGTACTACTCAGCCTGGGAAAATAGTTTCATGAATTATTTTGTGGTTCTGAGGGATTTTCTTAAATCTGAGAAAATGATGACACAGTGACATTGTCGGGCTTATCTCAGATTAGGCTTGAGAATTGACATTTTTGACACAGTCTGTGTTACAAAGTGGTTGTGAAGTTAGCATGCAGTGAGGGCCAAAATTAAAAGATTGTAGCCAGTTGCATTGATGAAAATGTAGCATCTGTGATTTTGAAGCTTGACCCATACCaagggactaaaagtcaggatgtCTCCACTGGAAGAACAGTTGTAAATAGGTGGAATATCCCTTTAAACCAAACACACTAATTAGGCAAATCTCACCCATGCAAAACAAACCGTAAACTAAGTGATTGTGCAGCTCTTTGTCGCAGCTCTGGTGTTAGTCAGAGATACGTTCAATAAGAGAGTGTTTGCAGTCGTGCAAATAGAAAGTCCTGGATGATGAAGTGTGACTGGATTAATGGTGTACTGATTCCACTGTAATGCACCTGTCACACTCAACGGAGCCTCAAAGTAATTCTAACATAAACACTGATGTTCTTAAAAGACACATGCACCCACATACACATGGCCCACAAAGTCCTATAAACACAGTGTGCCTTGATCTCTGCTTGTGTTACAGTAAACTTCACAGTTGGCATTGTGGTTGAGGATGGCATTAGTAAAGTGCCTCAGCTATTGtaatacaataaataacaaaCGGTTGGTATCTTGCACTTTTCAAAAAGTTAGACAAGACAATTAAAAGAGGATTCAGCAGCAGTATAAATGACAACATGGCATGTCTGGAAGTTCTGCTGCAACACTATTGAACGTAGAAATGTAGCTCAGTACAATACAACACGtgataacaaataaaacaaatgtgtgaagATGAGCCATCTATTAATCCACATGGAAGACTGCGGAAGCTCAAGAACAGAAAGCACACGGGCAATAAAGGCaatgaaatgtcaacaaaatgaCAAGTTAATAAAGAATACAAATATTTATCcagtattttattgttgtatctTTCTTCTCAAATGTAAGTTCTATTTTTAACCAAGCACAATATCAGAGGTATGACTCCCTaatgtcttcttcctcttttttctttttggcaggGATTTGAAACCTGAAAACATCCTTCTGGATGATCGTGGTAGGtccagtttcatttttcttattgttccGTTCAGACCAGAGCGGGCCAGTATGTGGGCACACGTCTTGACTCGAGGATATtatttgttttccagtgtttatttGATGTAACTCATAGCTCACAAtgtccaaaacaaaaggaacaGTTTGTAAGCAGTCCGCTTCATAATGTGCGGAGTGTCTCCCCATCTTTCAAACGCTGAAAAGTCATTTCTTCATGTTCTTCACATCACGCTCTCTCTCCTTTGATTCATACTCCTGAATCTTCTATTCTCTGAAACATGGACTTATCTGGAAATAGAGGAATCTCCTTCATGTCTCTCTGAAGCTCTTATGTtttcttattctctttcttAACCACTTCTAtcatagaaaaataattttaatgtaGCATGACTACTGTCTGGGCCCCTTTTTGCTCTGACCTTTAGTTAGTATTGGTTTCTCATAAGTCTGGGTGTTCAGGAAATTAAATGTACTCCTCTGTTAGTCActaaaacaaagtgtaaattattatcaaaatatGTACATTCAACAACATCTCAGTTGGATAATTACTTGTGGTTCTTGTTTAGGACACATCCGAATTTCAGACCTGGGCCTTGCTGTTCAAATCCCTGAAGGAGAGACGATACGAGGGAGAGTGGGAACTGTTGGATACATGggtaagtaaaaaaaactctgctaaaagaagctaaaacaaaCTCCAGAACTTTGGCCACTCAATTACAAGCAAGGTTTTGGTCCGATACTCTCTTCTACAGCCTTTTTTAGTCAAACCTTTCATCATTTACCTCTATACACTTCAACCATTCCTTGGCTCTCCGTGCACGCATCTTAACTTTCTCCCTGACATTTATGAACTCTAGTTCTCAGTCTTAAATTTGGCAATGACCTTTGTTTTCTTACCCCTCATTGTTGCCTCAGCTCCCGAGGTGATCCAGAACGAGAGCTACACCTTCAGCCCAGACTGGTGGGGGCTGGGCTGCCTGATCTTTGAGATGATCCAGGGGCAGTCGCCCTTCCGCAAGCGCAAGGAGCGCGTCAAGCGGGAGGAGGTGGACAGACGAGTGCGCGAGGACCAGGAAGAGTACTCCGATAAGTTCTCAGAGGAGGCGAAGGACATCTGCAGACAGGTGAGAGTGAAGAGATGGAGGTGAGGGATGATAGTGGGATTAGGACACGGGTGGAAAAAGCACAAAGGGAGGAGAGCACATTAAAACATTCTTTGAGGCGAGTTGCAAATGAGGACAGGGAGGGATGTGGCTGCAGgggttgacaaaaaaaaaattcagttctGTATGCGTGAAAGTCAGAAAGATCATGTCTTCAGGCACAGCGAGATATTAGAAACAGTCCTGTTTGACTGAATGTATTTCATTGTAATGAACACACTGTTTTCCTGTATCAGACGTATTCTGAAAAGTCTGAAACACACTCTTAAATTGCTGATTTTCTGCAATTAGCAACGTTAAAATATTTTGTACAAGAGTTGTCTTCAAGTCTGTGGTTGTTATTAGGTCAATGAAGACCTCATGATACTTTTAGCCAagacccatccatccatttttttcAACACCAATCTAATCCAGTTCAGGGTTGCGAGGAGTGCATGTGCAGGGTGAGGCAGGCCAAAACAATCATACTATACATTTTTTGTATCAGCACATGCCAAGTTCTCTCCCTTTGGCTCAGCAGCATTTCCAGGCAAGTAGAAAACTATCTACtaagtggttttatttttaaacacagatttaGTTTAAACCTGTATAAAGTGTTTTTTAGCCACTTGAgatattatcaccttttaaagatgaaatagTGAACATTTggacatccagcagacacaaagcaacatCACCTAACGAACGCAAGTCCATATTCACTGCCCTTTATTTCCACTACAGTCTAAGGTAGCTAGGTGCTAACTTTGTCTACTGTTTGTTGCTGAGTAGTTgatgtacagtgggtttattgcagctgcctgctgctgctgctggaatcGAGGTGGATGAGAACGGTGGGACTGAACCACCGTTTGCAGTAAAATCCAAAACAATGTGCTGAAAGAGGCTAAAATTCTCCGTAGAGCTGATGGAAACTGACAGGTTGGGTGTGTTGACGTTACACATCGTCATTCCAAATCAGAAGTTTATTACGGCTTAGCTCATCTCTCTTTCAGCCGCTCTGTCCTCCACAATGTCACTGCTCCGTGCTCCAAGAGGGAGCCACTGAGCTGCTCAGCCTCTGAGCCGGGGAGGGGACGGGACGTTCATTTGTGTGACGTGGTGGAACATTCTGACCTGAAGTTCAGCAGATTCAAAGGCTCCCcagggagaggagaagtggaaggggaggggtggggggtgccgGGAGAAGAAAGGTTTCTGCAAGAAATGGGAGAAAGATAataaggaaggagagagaatgTTGGGGGGTGCAGCCTCTGCCATGCTACAGGGATGGCTATTACCACAGCCCAAAATAGACAAGTGATCCGGGTTGTCGAGCAGAAAGTGAGATCGAGAGTCTGCTTTGAACCGTGGTGTGAATTGGGGCGAGAGTTGCGCaaggacaagaaaaacaaaggggAAAGTTCGAGATGTGGTGAAAAATAGAGAAGGCATCTATTTTTTGAAACCACCATCAGCCTTTTAGGCAACAAAGCGGCCAGTGAGGCGTCCGCTAGTAGCCAAACCAACTAAACTACACTCATCTACTTCATAAGCCTGCTACACTGTACGTGGTGTCGTAGTAATGTTATCCAGAAGCTCTCATTGCATCAACCCCTGAGTGTATGGATTTGTATAGTTCCTTATTAGATTATGAAAGGTCACATACGTAAAGCCAAGAGGATTAAATGCAAACtatgtatgtgttttgtatACATTGACCCGGAGAGATTagtcataaaactgtcaggAGGTATCCAACATCACAGGAACCCCCTCcccttctttgtgtgtgttaattattgATGGAGAAAAGGGCTTAAATAAAGGTTTGTTTTATGTTCTTCTTCGTGAGAAATTTGAAACATGTTGAGCTATAATTTATCTGCCAGAGCCATTTGGGCTAACACACACATCTTTAGAGAATTACAGTGTTTcactctcttttccctcttcctctcgcTATGCGCCAGCTCCTGGCCAAGGATCCCAAGGAGCGCCTTGGTTGTCAGGGACGCGGGGCCATAGAGGTCAAGCAGCACCCCATCTTCAGAAACATCAACTTCAAACGGCTGGAGGCCAACATGCTGGACCCTCCCTTCAGCCCTGATGTAAGAGCAGCACACACGCAAACTCACAGTGCCAACAGTACATAGGCTTGATTCACAGCTTGTTGCCTGAAACCTCGGCGAGCTGCAAATCAGCATACAGGAAATACCATTGtcacaagtaaacaaacacttCCAGTATAAGCCTGGCTATCATGGTAGCCAAAGGGGGTGGTGAGAAGCAGGAGTGTGATTCCAGTGTCTTTGTATGAAATCATGATAAAATAGAAAACATGCTCTCTATAACATTACGCTTTCTCATCACAATTACCTCCAGTGAAGCTTTTTAACAATGAACAGTATGGAAACTcacgtgtgtatatgtgtaacCACGGAGTGTAATACATGAGCACCACCTTACCTGGATAAAATGTAGTTCAGCCAAAATCACTGTAAGCTTTTATGTTGTGCTGCACTTCTAGACTTTTGGGATAACAAAAGTGTTCATAGAAAGAATcgttacatttcattttcagtgtcatAAGTAGaccgagtgagagagagtgactgaCCCGAGAGGTTAAATCAATAGTTGAAAGTAGATAGTGTTATCGGTGTTTCTATTTTGGGTTATTCAGGTCAGTAGGGCCACACTGAGGTAAACAGAGCAACAAAGAGTCCTCAGGCATGTGAAGATTTCCATGTTAGTCAAATATCCATATGATTTTAAAGTATTTCAGGTTTAGTATTTCCCCCTTTTCATCCAAGAATAATTAGACTTTTAACAGTTGTTCTGCCtctttttgtctcatttctccctctgttatcttcctctctccctcagcctCGGGCCGTGTACTGTAAAGACGTCCTGGACATCGAGCAGTTCTCCACTGTCAAAGGCGTGAACCTTGACCCCACAGACGATGACTTCTACCACAAGTTTGTCACAGGCAGTGTCTCCATCCCGTGGCAGAACGAGGTACTGCACACTCAGGCTGCCGAGATGATGTCATCGTCCAGTCCCACAGCAGACAGATCTAATGCAGTACAGCTCTGCTGGTGACACAGGAATACTAGACTAATGTGGAAGGATAAATTGATGCCATTGGTTATTAATGTGAATATGCGTTTTCCCTATGAATGAGCCAAGTTACTGAATATAAATTAGACAGGGTTTATAGGTGTTGATTCACATCCTCCATGTGTAAATCAGAGATTTGAAAAGTGAAACGTATCAGGTTGGATAACTTGACCTCTCATCCTTTGTAGATGATTGAGATGGAGTGCTTTAAAGAAATCAATGTCTACGAGACAGACGGGACGCTGTGCCCAGACCTGGACATGAATCGGCCTAACCCTCCACCAAAGAGAGGCTTCTTCTACCGCCTGTTCAGAAGAGAGGCAAGTGCTAGTGCTCCGGCAACTGTTCGAGGGGGTGGGGGCTAAGGtacttcctctcttccttctttcctccctttttttccctccaggcCTTGTCCAAACTCAACATGTGAAAAGATTACTCCTGAACTCCTTTGATTATTTGTTTCCAGTTCATTTGTGTTGGTTAGAATAAGGCCTCCCTTCCTTTCTCCTCTGAATTTGAAATTTTCTGTCCCTTTCTGTCcctttgtttgttgctttgCCACTTTGTTGCAGGGGGTCAAACATAAGGAATATTTTCTTCAGAGAACTGGTTTGTGGT contains:
- the grk4 gene encoding G protein-coupled receptor kinase 4 isoform X2 — protein: MEIENIVANTVLLKAREGGGGKRNGRSKKWKEMLKLPHISQCEELRRTIERDYTSLCEKQPIGRLLFRQYCDTRPELKRCIEFMDAVAMYQLAPDEKRRDCGLNVLDTYFNNGSAAHLPDIPQDVVAGCRERLEQSPCKELFNDCTKIVRDYLSGAPFSFYQESMYFSRFLQWKWLERQPVTKNTFRHYRVLGKGGFGEVCACQVRATGKMYACKKLEKKRVKKRKGEAMALNEKRILEKVNSSFVVSLAYAYETKDALCLVLTIMNGGDLKFHIYNMGNSGFDEQRAIFYAAEICCGLEDLHRERIVYRDLKPENILLDDRGHIRISDLGLAVQIPEGETIRGRVGTVGYMAPEVIQNESYTFSPDWWGLGCLIFEMIQGQSPFRKRKERVKREEVDRRVREDQEEYSDKFSEEAKDICRQLLAKDPKERLGCQGRGAIEVKQHPIFRNINFKRLEANMLDPPFSPDPRAVYCKDVLDIEQFSTVKGVNLDPTDDDFYHKFVTGSVSIPWQNEMIEMECFKEINVYETDGTLCPDLDMNRPNPPPKRGFFYRLFRREASASAPATVRGGGG
- the grk4 gene encoding G protein-coupled receptor kinase 4 isoform X1 is translated as MEIENIVANTVLLKAREGGGGKRNGRSKKWKEMLKLPHISQCEELRRTIERDYTSLCEKQPIGRLLFRQYCDTRPELKRCIEFMDAVAMYQLAPDEKRRDCGLNVLDTYFNNGSAAHLPDIPQDVVAGCRERLEQSPCKELFNDCTKIVRDYLSGAPFSFYQESMYFSRFLQWKWLERQPVTKNTFRHYRVLGKGGFGEVCACQVRATGKMYACKKLEKKRVKKRKGEAMALNEKRILEKVNSSFVVSLAYAYETKDALCLVLTIMNGGDLKFHIYNMGNSGFDEQRAIFYAAEICCGLEDLHRERIVYRDLKPENILLDDRGHIRISDLGLAVQIPEGETIRGRVGTVGYMAPEVIQNESYTFSPDWWGLGCLIFEMIQGQSPFRKRKERVKREEVDRRVREDQEEYSDKFSEEAKDICRQLLAKDPKERLGCQGRGAIEVKQHPIFRNINFKRLEANMLDPPFSPDPRAVYCKDVLDIEQFSTVKGVNLDPTDDDFYHKFVTGSVSIPWQNEMIEMECFKEINVYETDGTLCPDLDMNRPNPPPKRGFFYRLFRREVCFKSGYSDDETEEPSRL